A section of the Schistosoma haematobium chromosome ZW, whole genome shotgun sequence genome encodes:
- the PLPP6_1 gene encoding Phospholipid phosphatase 6, variant 2 (EggNog:ENOG410VFNR~COG:I), translating into MAASKWIRQLNLFLEWTGHGVLWIGFVLIWLITLLVGNAHGIKSYSSLETIWNWKNPSIEQQSNIVVNRNITKPFCLLIALLFDAIMVGLIKFIFRRQRPRENNDSDMLFTVSIDAWSFPSGHASRSTMLFFLISHLWLSTSTLWLILLLFWNLIICYSRYAMHRHHFIDILAGYTLGYIEYWLIIKLNYE; encoded by the exons ATGGCAGCATCAAAATGGATTAGGCAATTAAACTTATTCTTGGAATGGACAGGTCATGGTGTTCTATGGATaggttttgttttaatttggcTTATTACATTGTTAGTTGGTAATGCACATGGCATTAAGTCCTATTCATCTTTGGAAACAATATGGAATTGGAAAAATCCTTCTATTGAACAACAGTCTAACATTGTAGTCAACAGAAATATTACAAAACCATTCTGCTTACTTATTGCTTTATTATTCGATGCAATAATGGTCggtttaattaaatttatatttcgACGTCAAAGACCTAGAGAAAATAATGATTCAGATATGTTATTCACTGTTAGTATTGATGCTTGGTCATTCCCTTctg GTCATGCTAGCCGATCAACAATGTTATTCTTTTTAATTTCTCATCTTTGGTTGTCTACATCTACATTatggttaatattattattattttggaaTTTAATTATATGTTATTCACGTTATGCAATGCATCGtcatcatttcattgatattctAGCCGGTTATACATTAGGTTATATAGAATATTGGTTAATTATTAAATTGAATTATGAATAG
- the PLPP6_1 gene encoding Phospholipid phosphatase 6 (EggNog:ENOG410VFNR~COG:I): MAASKWIRQLNLFLEWTGHGVLWIVGNAHGIKSYSSLETIWNWKNPSIEQQSNIVVNRNITKPFCLLIALLFDAIMVGLIKFIFRRQRPRENNDSDMLFTVSIDAWSFPSGHASRSTMLFFLISHLWLSTSTLWLILLLFWNLIICYSRYAMHRHHFIDILAGYTLGYIEYWLIIKLNYE, from the exons ATGGCAGCATCAAAATGGATTAGGCAATTAAACTTATTCTTGGAATGGACAGGTCATGGTGTTCTATGGATag TTGGTAATGCACATGGCATTAAGTCCTATTCATCTTTGGAAACAATATGGAATTGGAAAAATCCTTCTATTGAACAACAGTCTAACATTGTAGTCAACAGAAATATTACAAAACCATTCTGCTTACTTATTGCTTTATTATTCGATGCAATAATGGTCggtttaattaaatttatatttcgACGTCAAAGACCTAGAGAAAATAATGATTCAGATATGTTATTCACTGTTAGTATTGATGCTTGGTCATTCCCTTctg GTCATGCTAGCCGATCAACAATGTTATTCTTTTTAATTTCTCATCTTTGGTTGTCTACATCTACATTatggttaatattattattattttggaaTTTAATTATATGTTATTCACGTTATGCAATGCATCGtcatcatttcattgatattctAGCCGGTTATACATTAGGTTATATAGAATATTGGTTAATTATTAAATTGAATTATGAATAG